A genomic window from Levilactobacillus yonginensis includes:
- a CDS encoding glucosamine-6-phosphate deaminase, which produces MDLQIVNDKKTGGYVGFEIFKRALDNGAQVLGLATGSTPISIYDELGASDLDFSQLTSVNLDEYVGLDANHPQSYHYFMQQHLFNQKPFAQSFVPDGSNLDAESATHDYDQIIAAHPIDLQLLGLGQNGHIGFNEPGTDPESTTHKVALTESTIAANARFFDNANDVPRYAYSMGIGSILKSKQILIAAYGEAKAAAVSAMIQGPITPDVPASYLQTHPNVTVILDEAAASQLD; this is translated from the coding sequence ATGGATCTACAAATTGTAAATGATAAGAAGACCGGCGGGTACGTTGGATTTGAGATTTTTAAACGCGCTTTGGATAACGGGGCCCAGGTTTTAGGACTCGCTACGGGAAGTACGCCAATTAGTATTTACGATGAATTAGGTGCTAGTGACTTGGATTTCAGTCAATTAACATCGGTTAACCTGGACGAGTACGTGGGGTTAGATGCTAATCACCCACAAAGTTACCACTATTTCATGCAACAACACTTATTTAACCAAAAACCATTCGCACAATCATTTGTTCCAGACGGGTCTAACTTGGATGCTGAGTCCGCTACGCACGACTATGATCAAATTATTGCTGCTCACCCAATTGACTTGCAACTTTTGGGTTTGGGTCAAAACGGCCACATCGGTTTCAACGAACCTGGTACTGACCCGGAATCAACCACCCATAAAGTGGCATTGACCGAATCAACTATTGCCGCTAATGCACGATTCTTTGATAACGCTAATGACGTTCCCCGTTATGCCTACTCAATGGGGATTGGATCGATTCTGAAGTCTAAACAAATCCTGATTGCAGCGTATGGTGAGGCTAAGGCTGCGGCTGTTTCAGCCATGATTCAAGGCCCAATTACACCAGATGTTCCAGCCAGTTATTTGCAGACTCATCCGAATGTAACGGTAATTTTGGATGAAGCTGCAGCTAGTCAGTTAGATTAA
- a CDS encoding glycoside hydrolase family 73 protein: MKRTKRWLLAALIVGAGVGGFNLNQGAGHAATSTPDSFISSLKSPVKSVANQYKLYPSVMMAQAALESGWGTSALTTTANNYFGIKGSYNGASVTMQTSEYDSNGQLYYTNAAFKKYPSAKASMTDNATLLRNGTSYNPNIYSGTWRENASSYTSAANALTGTYATAPTYGASLIKLIKQYSLNTLLDGNTTSSSNNNTTSEADKVQYATATYNGASGTQTARLSGKYSSYRMYNHVKNTRAGVTKTAWSKVGAYKGRLVYLDMRAVKKDPTTRKKTTWYRIRYSKSTSAKKYWVYTSALTLPTIKYTSGSATVKINNGVSGSYYDHVFNSPYLAKSKGSLSKLKGKSYKADSQAVKTQDGVKTTWYRIKVAGKQYWIASTETAASAQYDYVIYASATGTKKLSAKYSKYHLYNHVKKTHFNQKSFDWPKGVKKGTKVTVNYKGVKTAYKTTWYRVRFNGNKTNYWVDSRALA, encoded by the coding sequence ATGAAGCGAACAAAACGATGGCTACTTGCAGCACTGATTGTTGGTGCTGGAGTTGGTGGCTTTAATTTAAACCAAGGGGCAGGTCATGCGGCGACTTCGACTCCGGACTCGTTTATTTCGAGTCTTAAGAGCCCCGTGAAGTCGGTGGCTAATCAATATAAACTGTATCCTTCTGTTATGATGGCACAAGCAGCATTAGAGAGCGGCTGGGGGACCAGTGCGCTGACTACGACCGCCAATAATTACTTTGGTATTAAAGGGAGTTACAACGGGGCCTCTGTGACCATGCAAACTTCTGAATATGACTCTAATGGCCAGCTGTACTACACGAATGCAGCTTTTAAGAAGTATCCCAGCGCTAAGGCTTCCATGACGGATAATGCTACGTTGTTACGTAATGGGACGAGTTATAATCCGAATATTTACAGTGGTACTTGGCGTGAAAATGCCAGTTCCTATACGTCTGCTGCTAATGCGCTGACGGGGACCTATGCCACGGCGCCGACCTATGGCGCTAGTCTGATTAAACTTATTAAGCAATATAGTTTAAACACGCTCTTAGATGGGAATACCACATCTTCCTCAAATAATAATACAACTAGTGAAGCGGATAAGGTACAGTACGCAACGGCCACCTATAATGGTGCTAGCGGGACACAGACGGCCCGCTTGAGTGGTAAGTATAGTAGTTATCGAATGTACAACCACGTCAAGAATACGCGGGCTGGTGTGACCAAAACAGCTTGGAGTAAGGTGGGCGCATACAAAGGGCGACTGGTTTATTTGGATATGCGGGCAGTTAAGAAGGATCCCACTACCAGGAAGAAGACCACGTGGTATCGGATTCGTTACAGCAAGAGCACCTCAGCTAAGAAGTACTGGGTTTACACCAGTGCACTGACATTACCGACTATCAAGTACACCAGCGGCTCCGCTACTGTAAAAATTAACAATGGGGTTAGCGGCAGTTACTACGATCACGTTTTTAATTCTCCCTACCTGGCGAAGTCTAAGGGCTCTCTTAGCAAGTTAAAAGGGAAATCTTACAAGGCGGATAGTCAAGCAGTTAAGACGCAAGACGGCGTGAAGACGACCTGGTATCGGATTAAAGTGGCTGGCAAGCAATATTGGATTGCCTCCACGGAGACAGCAGCCAGTGCTCAGTATGATTATGTGATATACGCCAGCGCTACTGGAACTAAAAAACTAAGTGCTAAATATAGCAAATACCATTTGTACAATCACGTTAAGAAAACCCATTTTAATCAAAAAAGTTTTGATTGGCCTAAGGGTGTGAAGAAGGGAACGAAGGTCACCGTTAATTATAAGGGCGTTAAAACTGCCTATAAGACGACCTGGTACCGCGTCCGCTTCAATGGCAACAAAACGAATTACTGGGTGGATTCACGAGCCCTCGCATAA